TGCAAATCATGTAGAGAAATATTATTTTGGTCTTAAATACACAACAGGGATATACAGGGCATTAtgggtaatctatgcaaatgcaggAAACTCAAACTGTCATACACAGCATCGTCTTTTTTTCCACTGTATTTTTCTTCCCCTCGAAATACATGACGTCCTGTTTTTGCACAAACTGTTTTTGTATGCCTACAAATTGCAAatgtattttagaaaatgttgacACTTTTCATGATGTTCTGTTACAGAGCATAAAAATTAACAGGCTGACTGTTAAAAGTCGGCCATTTTGTGCCCTGGGTGACTCTGTTATGGCTGTAATACTTGATTTCAAAACTATCTATATAAGAAATTTTTCAAGGCAAGATTATCTGGTCCTTAATGTGCAAGTTGGGTAAATTATTGGTCAAAAACTACCCAGCAGAATAGcttcaaatgaaatacatacaaattacgCAGCCATAGACAACATTAACACTTAACACTTGTAGTGCGCCCTCTAGAGTTAATAGATTTACACTGTCACTCTCACTTTAATATACATACTAACAATCATTTCTTTGATCCATATGAAAATATTCTTTAAATAagtacacttttttttacaaaatcttttttaattttcagtcTTTAAAGGAATACATGTGAAGAACTTAGAGACCTATAAAGTCATTCAATCTTTGTACTTGAGATATAAGTTATACTTCAGTTTAGTCTAAAGGTACACTGTCACTCAcgcatcagtcaacccctctaAGAGAGGAGGCCGGAGCGACATgacgcaatctgattaaaatccgatgtagatgtagatgtcggctaatcgttcattgctattttaccttcgttattttgcctgaattgaccttcttggtacatgtttacattttttagcctgatcgcctcctctacatctgagaTGGCGCCCATTcaaacgaatttctgctcagtCAGAGACACACAGCCAAttatcggattttaatcagattggacatgatgtatcttacagtctattttcattctcacaaaccagagctgtatTATTTTTTCTGCGACACTGCAAAATAATGATGGTGCATCTTGGATGGTGTAGTAAACAAGGGTGTGGTTTATGATGTTGTcttttttatatgtaaatttataaacaCACTCACAAGAAATGAGACCATGGTAGAATGTCACATCACATACCTGAAGGATAAAGGTCActtatattttccttggctgaatgaataTTTCTAATTGCCTTTGAACTGTATGGCCAACTAACTGTATTGCCCACTAACTCTATGGCCAACTAACTGTATTGCCCACTAACTGTATGGCCAATTAACTGTATTGCCTTTGAACTGTATGGCCAACTAACTGTACTGCCTTTGAACTGTATGGCCAACCAACTGTATGGCCAACTAACTGTATTGCCCACTAACTCTATGGCCAATTAACTGTATGGCCAACTAACTGTATGGCCAATTAACTGTATTGCCTTTGAACTGTATGGCCAACTAACTGTACTGCCTTTGAACTGTATGGCCAACCAACTGTATTGCCAACTAACTGTATTGCCCACTAACTGTATGGCTAACTAACTGTATGGCCAATTAACTGTATGGCCAACTAACTGTATGGCTAACTAACTGTATTGCCTTTGAACTGTATGGCCAACCAACTGTATTGCCAACTAACTGTATGGCCAATTAACTGTATTGCCAACTAACTGTATGGCTAACCAACTGTATTGCCCACTAACTGTATGGCTAACCAACTGTATTGCCAACTAACTGTATGGCCAACCAACTGTATTGCCCACTAACTGTATGGCCAACTAACTGTATTGCCTTTGAACTGTATTGCCATGCCAACTAACTGTATTGCCTTTGGACTGTATTGCCAACCAACCATATTGCCTTTGAACTGCTAACCAACTGTATTGCCAACTAAGTGTATTGCCTAAATACTTGAAAGCCTAATACAGCCCTTTGTCATGGGAATCTTTATTTGCACTATGGAAAGATGAAAAGATGGACGGATGAAGTTTTGAGGAAATTACATAGTTTCAGTGTTTGTCATGgtattataatatttcattgctTATTACTCTACTCTATTTTTTCTGATATGATATcgatattttcaaataatttgcataataaatgatattatttacaAGTGCCATCAGTTCAGTTTACCTTCTTGGTAAAaactgtaaacctggacattttcgttaaagacttattttcacttatttcattggaaaacaaaaacacacaaataagtagtgactgaactgtttgttttgtaaatgagTAGTGCACCAAGGTTAGCAATTcataaaaattagtctttgagaacttgtTGAAGACTGAGAAAATTGTGATATATTCTAGTGGCAAatatatctaggtttacagtattctGAAAGTGAATAcgccaatagggaacttgcaatccaaactgagcatgctcagatgcaaaggactatgggattatctgtggttatcgtaatacctaatcaggagtTACCGATAAAACAAACCTCCCACATtagtcagggtgactatgaattgattatttgtggttacaaacaatgtaacattattgtttacaatactatttgattagtatttattatcacatttcccatgatgcaacattcaacatggcaggtttgcaagttccctattcataCGAAAAGAAAATATGACAAATCAAGAGTACTGACAACAATTAAAAAAGATTCGTTTTTAACATGACATTAATAAACTCTTCTTCACTGACAACGTTGTCTCCATTTGTATCAGCTTCTTCTATCATACCCTTCAGTTCTTGTTCTGTAAATCGAATTCCAGCCTCTTTACAAGCACGTTTTAATTTTTCCATGGTTATCCCACCTGTTCCATCTACAATAAAAGGCACAAAGAAATACATGAATAATTCTGAAATAATgaagcatttttttttatagagaTACCAGGTAAGGATAcaatattaccaaataaggaTATGATAATGCCAAATAAGGATGTTGTAGAATTCACAAATAATGACACAATTTTACCAAATAAGGATACAATAATGCCAAATAAGGATGGGAATTAGCAGACAcaatattaccaaataaggaTATAATATTACTAAATATTGATACAATAATGCCAAATAAGGATGGAGTATCAAATAATTGGCACAATATAAATACCAAGCAAGAAAcaatattaccaaataaggaCACAATCCCCAATGTTACCAAATACAGATACAACAATGTCAAATATGGAGATTCTCAAAGTCAAAATGCAGATTTGTTGATGCCAAACATTTGAAATAGGATGCAATGATACCAAATATGGATATAATAATGCCAAATAAGAAAGAATATACTTACCATAATCAAACATTTGAAAACCTTGCCTAATTTCATCATGTATGTCTCTTGCTGTACCTTGTCTTTGGATTACAAACTCTAAAAATTCATTGAAGTCTACCGACCTGAATacaagaaaatcaaaatatcgTAATGCAAAGAGTACTGAACTGTAATCTGACATGTGTCAGTTACAACTTTGAAGAATTGACTGATTAGTCTTAAAATTGAAAACACTGTCATTTTATGACAAGGATCCTGTCAAGAACATCATAACAATTTTCAGTTGACAACTTAgaattttgtgtacatatacagactAATGTTTGAGTCACTTGTCAGATGTTTATTGTGATAATGAATACGcttgatatacatttgtactttgcTTCAAGAAAGATACACTTTAACTAAATTACTTATACCATACTCAGTTCTGATAATGGTTGCCATCATTAAATCTCATTAGATTACTTGCACTTGTAGTGCGCCCTCTAGAGTTAATAGATTTACACTGTCACTCTCACATGAAGTCTCACGAGATTGAAGTTTACCACGTTGCGTAAGGAGTTCACTGACTTAACACTGTGTGAATTACTCATACAAGATTGAATTGTATAAACTTTATTACTAGTATCCCATTGTGGTCATTGTCTCTTGCAAACACTTCAAGATGGCAGAAGGACAATAAGAAATGAAAAAGGTATAGAGCCATTGGGAAGAGCCACTTAAAGTCACGGGATCAATTTCAAGAAACAACCACAATGTATCTAAAGTCAAACTTACCCTGTCCTGTTAATATCTACATCATTAATCATTTCTCTGGCTTCCTGTCTGGTTAGGATAAATCCTAATGCCCTCATAGCTCTCCTTAGAGAATCAACATCAATTTTACTGGAAAGAAACAAATGTAGACATTATCAGCATGAATACAGAATGTAAGTATGAAGtgttaataaaatattactgGCTAAGtcaattcattttgaaaatgataataataatgttggtttttatatagcactttcccactttgtgctcaaagtactttacaattattacccctggttcGGATCTATATCGGTACAATGACCCTAtgtacttcctcaactccctggggagcatacaatccattgcagcctttataggctcatagaattaaaacatacacattgcaacctctatcctaccaggtccccaattatacagctgtaCTTTACTTACCCCTTTCTATTACTAAATGCATCATACACTGTCTTTAAATCTCTAATTTCTTGTGGTGTCAACTGATCTAGTACTTTGGCTGATATCTTCATCCCCATAAAATCTTTGTCAGTCACTTCAACTTTGGTATTCATCAGAATTTCACGAATctggaaaaaaatattaatataaaaatgttcAGATTCCGAGATGGAATTAATATCATGGAATgaaaactcaaaacatttgagtTTATGAAAAGAAAGATTGAAAGTCATAACAATAATAAATCATTTTCTCAAATTCTGTGTTGGATAATTTGTTGACATGTGTCCAATATTCACATGTCATTGTAAACCATTAGCCTCTTTACAGCAGTGCTTAACAGATACCCAAgcacaattttgattttgtcaGTAGGATAGTTATACTCTGACTTACAAGAATGATTGTCACATTAATATATTAAACAATCGtctaaaataacaataaattaccatttattttgttttatttgtagtCATAATAGTTGAATGGTGAGAGTAgcttgatttttttatttacagacTCTCTGTTTGAGGCtcatcgctgccatttgttcCAGAATGGCTGAACATTTGCAAGGGTTATACACCACTGTGCCACAATCACTCCAGTTGTATAAACCACTATGATGCCTCAGTTattctagtcctgcttgcagacagagtaaattgggacttgattctgacaatgttCCTCTCCTTGCTCTATGTCCCatactctgtctgcaagcatGACTATGTTAAGTCACTCCAGCTGTTGGAATTTGTACATTCAGGGCTATGTCAGGTTAATATAATAGTAACTCAATTCTAACAAAAAGAagtaaataataatgttgggttttATATGCCTACAGGGCTATGGAGTACTCTATGAAACAATACAAAGTTTGagaaatttatgattttaatgGAGTCCATGTTATTCACTATATTTTTACCTCTTTATTTGCTACAGACTGTGACTTGATTTAAAAACACTAAAAATGATGAAGTAGTACAGAATGAACATATAACAACACTGATGTCTACCAGTAAATCGAGTGATTTACATAATAGCTAACAACTACAACTAGTAACAAAATACAACTGTACTAGACTAGGGCTATTAGTGTTGTTCAGTCATGCAGAGAAATACacataatgaaaataaagtacCATGGTCTGATTAAATAAACTAACAATATGttatgtacagaatacaatgATAGCTAAACTAGACtaatttatttgatatatgtaaatagAAATGTAATAACTACATGACAACGTGATTATTGATTACTCTAAAAGTCTatactgtatttgtattgtTAGTTTTATTAAAGTCAATTCTTTCATATCCGGAATTGACTTTGAATGCATTTTAATATGTCTGTTAGTGTTAATGGTTAAATCTCGTATCACAGCATTCAGTCTGGATTTAGAGGTTTCTGTAGTTAGATAATGCAACAAGTGTGGATAGAGAGGGAAGAAAGACAGGTAAAACGTCTTTTAACGATTTATTTGTTAGGGGAACTGCTGTAGTGGAAACTGTGCATGAAATAATAGCTATAGTTGGAAGTGGAAGCTAAGAACAATtaacaacatgaccaccaaGCCATTCACAGTTCAGTTTACACTGTCAACAGTCTTTACATAGTTACAAAGTAACACTATTGTAATCAGTTGTAATTTGATGAAAGGGACGTCTGTGTAAAAAATCACAAGCATGACAGTCTCGCCCtgacatgtatgtcaaaacaaGAGACGTTTAACAATGCCATTTTAGTGGATTTCCAAGTCGTCGAAATATTTCAACTCCGTCAACTATAACAATTATAAAACACTCACCGATTCATGGTGTGTTGGTCTCGGTGGGCCAGGCGGTAAAGGTGGAATCGGATCTACTGGACCTCGTGGTGTTTCTACTACTACCGTCTTGGATTTtgacttcttttttttcttaggCATTTTGAAATCCTAAATAGCTCTAAATACTTATAAAGTTAGCAACACAACAATTGTTTACACTCGGACTAAAACCGACTTTAGCAAGCTCCTTTAGGGTTTCCATGGACTAAACCATTATGATAATTCGTGTGCATAGATTGCATGAAGACTTGGACATTTCATTCAGTTTTCCAAATTTTTTGAGACAAATGCACTTTTGATAATCTTACGACGAATTTTATGATGATGTTTCCTCATACGAAGGCAAATACCGTGTGCTATGTAATGCCCATGAAAAAGCAGCCCTTCACCCCCTACGAGAAAATAAAAAAGTCTCTTGGTGAAAATCAGAAGGAGGGTATGACCTGTAACCTTCAACCTTTGACATTATTAGAATGCCCCTTGTGAAAAGTACCTGTACAGGCTGGTCTTACCAGAAATGACCAGTTTTACCTGGTTATCACACTAAACGTACTTTCATCGTCGGTTGCACAACAGATTAACAGTTTTAAAATACGGATTCTGGGTCTATAAATTCATTTGATCGGCGTACAGTCATCCTGGGCGTACAGTACACCGACTCCATCCAGCAGACGACGTACGTTCATCCATCGTATACAATCACAATCATAGAATCACGATGTTCAACGATCATCAGTTATACGGCGGTGCAATGACAGTTGTTTTACCGGTAGATGCTACCGATGTAAGGTATGGAATGAACATTGAAGTATCCGgcggtgatacttccatggacTGAAGTAATTAATTTTCATGTTTATCAAATGTTGCCAATATGAAGTGAAGTAATTGTAAATTAATTTCTATCAAATTAAATTGAccattgttacatgtaaataatgtgAGAAGTTCCTAGTAGTACTAGTAATAACCAAGAAGTTTTCACACATCAAAGTTACGATTGATAAAGATTAGAGCgcagggagcccaggaactgtgttacaaatatataaataaatacataaataaatgaatgaatgaatgagtaaATAAATTGATCATTGTTATAATTTCAGTGACGTCAGAGAAGTTCCTGATAATCAAGAAGTGTTCACACATCCATCAACAGATCAGAGTATCATCGTTGAAATTGTTGAATACCAAcatattgaaaatcaaaatgcaCCAGGGTAAGGTGACGTCATTGATTTATAGAtattgctacataacagcatgagGGATAATATGACATcaactagtgcccaaataaggcaaggcaataagtgttttataacacatcacattctcaggtacatattctttccatagtcaaacCCAGAGAAGACTTTCATGCCACATGAATATTGACCTAGGGAAAATAGCACTCGACTAGTTCcccaatatgcaaattgagatCACTATAATGCCATACCACATGATataatctaagccaatcactgaaggctatatggAAAGGATGTGTTGACTATTGTCTCCTGCCTCAGaattaatgtaatgataatgtATGACAAAATCTTAATGACAGTAAACCTTACTCCTTGTTTACAGCTATCACTTTCAAGACATTGCAGAAAGTAATAGTTCATTGCAGACTCAAATCATGTCAACAGAACAAATTCCTATGGAACAATTAGCTATGAAAGAGTAGgtacaatttatttcatcaaatgccttgacacacatacatacacacacacacacacacacacacacacacacacacacacacatgcacaaacacatacatacatgcatacatacatacatacatacatgcatacatacatacatacatacatacatacatacacacatacatacatgcatacatacatacataatggtacacacacacacacgcacacacacacacacacacacacacacacacacacacacacacacacacacacacacacacacacacacacacaccccttGGTTATAGTTGCTATGTTATACATCAAATGCCTTCATTGTAGATACAATGGATCAGTCTACAATAGACATCCTATCAATGCAGCTTGCACTTCTGTTTTGTGCATTAACCATAAAATCCATCATAAAATCTTGTATGTCATTTCAGATGTGAAAGTGTTTGGTTCCTGGATGGTAAACAGTCAGTATCAAAGTTTAATGAACAGGTTAGTATTGCTACAATGTAATTATAATGTTTAAAAGTTACAATAAATATTGCTACAATGTAATGCAATTGTGAGCAGCAATCTTAATGGATTCTTAATGGATAAATTTGGGCAGAAATAAAGTGGCACCAAAACTTATCTCTGAAGATATCTCTTATCAAACTCTAAGTCAACCATTAGTTGGTTTGATTATTGACAATATCAAAGTTGCCACTCAGGGATCCATTTAATAAATTGTGCTGCAACATTGTTGCAAATGTGCATTGTAAGCATATCATTGTGAAGCATATCAGTgtgttggaggggggggggggtcaaaaccAAGTTCAACTTACTTAGAAGTTTTcttcatcaaattgaaacttgtATGTTAtggcatagaccctacatgaaagtGTCAATGATTTAGGGTTGTTGAAAAGTTGATTATTGTTTCTTGTACTATTTCATTAGATGTATCATCTCTGTTTTCCACCTTTCAGGCTCATAACATTATAAATGTTCACCTGGCATTGTTCAGATTACCACAGTTTAGTACAGACATATTGATGACATTTAATGACCCTGTAACAATCAGGTTAGTATCaattttagtctgtaaggtatgctatgacagggcgccctcacacattggtcaatgCTATAGAGGAAGCCAATGAGGGGAGcgtgacatgacatatcttacagtgtagtATCAACAAGCTGCCAACTTTAATACAACCCAATCCAAGCAGTTTGTTACTTGAATTGGATTGTGGTTGCATTTCATaatatttgttaatattttctGGATAGATGTTTGACCATGACACTTCAAAGCCAGGGATGTAGATAATTTTACAAGTAGCTGGTAAAATGTGAGAAATAAGCCCTCATTtaggaggggagggggtctggtgtcaatgcaattgctgaacttcattttcacatttctaaCCAACCAGTGCTGGGTATCTGGTAGTATtctaatgtgtttacaatcatgtttttacattacataaattgTAGTGGTgcgaccactacagttttcgtCATAGTGTACTTATATGAACGtttgatgttgcacttgtgagcATTTGTTTAGGGGAGGGGTagggggttttgacctaaacaaaCAATATTCGTATGTTGAGCTTTTGCGTCATTTTGCGATCCTACCTTAATTCTACAgtgtttgatttgtttatttacagtgCTGGGAGCAGTAGTCATGTAGCAGCTGAAGTTTACAATGAGTGCCAGCCATGGACTTTGCAACAATTTAAACAATGTATTGCTACACTCACTATAAAAGATAATTCCTTATTTGGAGAATGAATCTCATGATTGACATATTTTAACCGAAATAATATATTGCAACATTCACTAAAAAGGACACTTCCTTATTTGGAGAGTAGTTTTCTAGATTGGTACAATGTATAGTTACTTTTGTATACTTGGAactttgcatttatttatgatAATAGATTTTCTGTCTCTGAGGAtggaaaatgtacattttcaagACCAAAGAGTGTTTatcttcatttgaatatttgttctcCTTATTTGGAAAGATTGCCCTTATTTGGAAAGACTTCCCTTATTTGGGAAGACAATTGTCATTCAAATGGCAAAGTTTAAAATGTTCTTTGGCAACCATTTGCTCATTTGGAGAATCATTTTCACTTAAATTTTAGTAACAATCAGGGTTTTTCCTAAAAGTTCCCAAATTTCACCAGCACACAATAATTTTTACTAAAATACATGCCTGTATGTTCTAATCCTGTCATAGATGGCatcaaattgttttcattatttcaccaaattgaataaatatatggTCAATCATGTTATTAGAAACACGATTTAGTATGTCTGCCCTTACACCcaataattacaataaaataatttatgcaAGACATTCAGGAAGACCCATACATGATGTGTTTTCACTAAGGTTTGGGAATTTATAATATTAAGAATTGActacacaaacacaatataagtacagttatttttatttttattttgttcacaAAATACCATATTATATTGCTTCAATAAAATTTATCTCATTATATTGTCTTGTACAATATTTCAGTTATTAAGATACCCTCAAGATATGCTGTAaagtactgaaaataattaaaatgaaaaatgacattgtTATAAGCCTGTTAACAGACAAATgacttttttgttattttaaaaaacagGATGTCCTTGCTACATAGTGACTTTGCAATATGTGAATTGGGCAAAGTCCTTTCCATCACTGTCAATACATACTACACATGCTGTGTATTGACTTTACAATCTGTGAATATGACAGTTCATTTTACCGTCAGTACATACTACCGTTGCTATGTAGTCACGGTACATTCAGCAAATTCGGCATTTCCTCTATTTAAGTATTATACCCATGCTATGTATTGACTCTAGAATCTATGAATTTGACAAAGTCCATTTTACCGTCTGTACATAATACCCTTGCTATCACTGTACAGCCGGTAAATTCAGCATTTCCTCTATTTAAGTATTATACCCATGCTATTAATTGACTCTAGAATCTATGAATTTGACAAAGTCCATTTTACCGTCTGTACATAATACCCTTGCTATCACTGTACAGCCGGTAAATTCAGCATTTCCTCTATTTAAGTATTATACCCATGCTATTAATTGACTCTAGAATCTATGAATTTGACAAAGTCCATTTTACCGTCTGTACATAATACCCTTGCTATCACTGTACAGCCGGTAAATTCAGCATTTCCTCTATTTAAGTATTATACCCATGCTATTAATTGACTCTAGAATCTATGAATTTGACAAAGTCCATTTTACCGTCTGTACATAATACCCTTGCTATCACTGTACAGCCGGTAAATTCAGCATTTCCTCTATTTAAGTATTATACCCATGCTATTAATTGACTCTAGAATCTATGAATTTGACAAAGTCCATTTTACCGTCTGTACATAATACCCTTGCTATCACTGTACAGCCGGTAAATTCAGCATTTCCTCTATTTAAGTATTATACCCATGCTATTAATTGACTCTAGAATCTATGAATTTGACAAAGTCCATTTTACCGTCTGTACATAATACCCTTGCTATCACTGTACAGCCGGTAAATTCAGCATTTCCTCTATTTAAGTATTATACCCATGCTATTAATTGACTCTAGAATCTATGAATTTGACAAAGTCCATTTTACCTTCTGTACATAATACCCTTGCTACATAGTGACTACAATCTGAATTTAAACACATCATTTCCAGTGCATAATATACCCTTGCTACATCTTGTCTCACAATGTGTACACCTGACAAAGACCTTTCCGCCATTTTAATGTACTACCCTTGCTATGTCATAT
The sequence above is drawn from the Glandiceps talaboti chromosome 21, keGlaTala1.1, whole genome shotgun sequence genome and encodes:
- the LOC144451471 gene encoding uncharacterized protein LOC144451471 yields the protein MPKKKKKSKSKTVVVETPRGPVDPIPPLPPGPPRPTHHESIREILMNTKVEVTDKDFMGMKISAKVLDQLTPQEIRDLKTVYDAFSNRKGKIDVDSLRRAMRALGFILTRQEAREMINDVDINRTGSVDFNEFLEFVIQRQGTARDIHDEIRQGFQMFDYDGTGGITMEKLKRACKEAGIRFTEQELKGMIEEADTNGDNVVSEEEFINVMLKTNLF
- the LOC144451628 gene encoding ran guanine nucleotide release factor-like, coding for MFNDHQLYGGAMTVVLPVDATDVSDVREVPDNQEVFTHPSTDQSIIVEIVEYQHIENQNAPGYHFQDIAESNSSLQTQIMSTEQIPMEQLAMKECESVWFLDGKQSVSKFNEQAHNIINVHLALFRLPQFSTDILMTFNDPVTISAGSSSHVAAEVYNECQPWTLQQFKQCIATLTIKDNSLFGE